The DNA window ACAAATAGAAAAAGACGGCTAAGTAAGCTATCGATCCGAGCAACAATAATCGACCGGCCCGTTCTTTATTGAACCAATCTTTTTCATGAAATAAATGCCCCAAAGCGTAGAAGATAATTCCAAATAGAGCAACATCCACATTCCCTGGTACAAAGATGTGTTGGTAATTTGTCGATTCCCAATGAGCTATTCCATAGAACGCTATAATAATTAACCCTAAGAACCAGGAAGATTTCACTTTGCGTTGTAAAAAGTCATATAGAATTTGGACGGTAAATAAAAATGTTGCAAACCAAAACACACCATAAGCACCATTGAGCAAGCTGCCACCCAAGATCAGACTCCGCCAATCCAGATTTAATGCCTTAGGAAGAGACGCACCAGCAACTAGATTATAACTGCACATAATCAGCGTTATAAGCAGCATATAAACAATATACGGAACCATCAAATGCTTAAATTTTCTTTTTGAAGCTTCACACCATGACATATTAAAATTCTTTTTATACAAATAGCCACTTGCAAAAACAAATAAAGGCATGTGAAAGAAGAACATAAAATAGCCATTTTGATAACCTGAATGACCAAGCACTACAGCAATAATGCCTAGTCCTTTCAGAATATCTATCCATAAAACTCTTTTCACTAAGGAATTCGAACCTTCTCCAGCTATCATGCCTTTCATCTCCAATACATCTCATGTAGAAATCTCGACGCCAATGACTGTTTCGGTCAAGCCACACAGCCACTTTACAGGCCAAATTTCCAAACGTTTGGAAATCTGGCCGATATATGCAAGTTATGGTACTTTGCAAATCAAATTTCTCTCTTACCTGGCAACACGAAAGGCGAATGGGCCCTTCGCCACGCTGCCTCTCGAGATGAATGCTCCTGCAGTGTGGGTGGCTAACACCCGTACCTGTGAGGGATCAAATCACGCACTGGTGCGTGATTTGCCCC is part of the Desulfitobacterium chlororespirans DSM 11544 genome and encodes:
- a CDS encoding acyltransferase family protein, which translates into the protein MIAGEGSNSLVKRVLWIDILKGLGIIAVVLGHSGYQNGYFMFFFHMPLFVFASGYLYKKNFNMSWCEASKRKFKHLMVPYIVYMLLITLIMCSYNLVAGASLPKALNLDWRSLILGGSLLNGAYGVFWFATFLFTVQILYDFLQRKVKSSWFLGLIIIAFYGIAHWESTNYQHIFVPGNVDVALFGIIFYALGHLFHEKDWFNKERAGRLLLLGSIAYLAVFFYLYGEGMIRFGLDLKHRQYYFWGTVILTPLSCTIIIAYLSKLLSRIKVIRTVLEFLGQATMEIMYLHIMTGIIISRFIPLPWYLFLLAGLIFPGIWYYSLLKLKELRDIRSYTRYFAKEKI